A stretch of the Argentina anserina chromosome 6, drPotAnse1.1, whole genome shotgun sequence genome encodes the following:
- the LOC126797510 gene encoding calcium-binding protein CBP-like: protein MSGYPHPPPNYGYGSAPPPGKPYATAPPAYGAPPPAQHQPSPYGAPSAPYASPPPPSGGASSGYAAPYAAPPHGSGGGYPGQAPPHGGGGGGGYPAPGYGSPFAALVPSSFPPGTDPNVVACFQIADQDGSGFIDDKELQKALSSYNQSFSMRTVHLLMYLFTQSNSRKIGPKEFTAVFYSLQNWRGIFEKFDRDRSGKIDSNELRDALGSLGFSVSPAVLDLLVSKFDKTGGHMKAIEYDNFIECCLTVKGLTEKFKEKDKAYTGHATFSYEEFMLIVLPFLIA from the exons ATGTCCGGATACCCTCACCCACCGCCTAACTACGGCTACGGCAGCGCTCCTCCACCTGGTAAACCCTACGCCACCGCCCCACCGGCCTACGGCGCACCTCCTCCCGCCCAGCACCAGCCCTCCCCCTACGGAGCTCCTTCCGCTCCCTACGCCTCTCCTCCTCCCCCCTCCGGCGGTGCCAGCTCCGGCTACGCCGCCCCCTACGCCGCTCCCCCACACGGCAGCGGCGGCGGATACCCCGGCCAGGCCCCACCAcacggcggcggcggaggaggaggttaTCCGGCTCCGGGATACGGAAGCCCCTTCGCGGCTCTGGTGCCGTCATCGTTCCCGCCGGGCACGGACCCGAACGTGGTGGCGTGCTTTCAGATTGCCGATCAGGACGGGAGCGGGTTCATCGACGACAAGGAGCTGCAGAAGGCGCTGTCGTCGTATAACCAGAGCTTCAGCATGAGGACTGTTCATCTTCTCATGTATCTCTTCACCCAATCCAACTCCAGAAAGATCG GGCCTAAGGAGTTCACTGCGGTGTTTTACAGTCTTCAGAACTGGAGG GGAATATTTGAGAAGTTTGACAGAGATAGGAGTGGGAAGATTGACTCGAATGAGTTGAGGGATGCATTGGGGAGTCTAGGGTTTTCTGTATCGCCTGCTGTTTTGGATTTGCTGGTGTCCAAGTTTGATAAGACTGGAGGTCACATGAAGGCCATTGAATATGACAATTTCATCGA GTGTTGTCTTACTGTCAAG GGATTAACTGAGAAGTTTAAGGAGAAGGACAAAGCATATACTGGTCATGCGACTTTCAGTTATGAGGAATTTATGTTAATTGTTTTGCCTTTCCTCATCGCCTAG